In Bos indicus x Bos taurus breed Angus x Brahman F1 hybrid chromosome 1, Bos_hybrid_MaternalHap_v2.0, whole genome shotgun sequence, a single window of DNA contains:
- the UTS2B gene encoding urotensin-2B has translation MNVILSTTLSFGLLTLLSVMIFLESVHGVPYFVQGNELLPDKEDADGEELLLALLNKNFGFQRPSNIDIELADKLEELNQLEKLKEQLMEAKDAEMSYAIDGLSSSHPNKRACFWKYCV, from the exons ATGAACGTGATTTTATCAACCACTCTTTCCTTTGGACTCCTAACTTTGTTATCTGTAATGATCTTTTTAGAATCGGTGCATGGGGTGCCATATTTTGTTCAAG GAAATGAATTGCTtccagataaagaagatgcagatgGTGAAGAACTATTGCTGGCTCTACTGAATAAAAATTTTGGCTTCCAAAGACCTTCCAACATTG ATATAGAACTGGCTGACAAATTGGAGGAACTTAACCAG CTGGAAAAGCTGAAAGAGCAGCTCATGGAAGCAAAGGATGCTGAGATGTCCTATGCGATAGACGGTCTATCTTCTTCCCATCCTAATAAGCGAG